GAGAAGAGATCAGATTCTGGATGTTTTATAGCTTCAACGGGATTTGCTGTTATTAGGTGGAAAAGAAATTTGACTTCAAGGATTTGGGCCTGAGCAAAAAAAAGACAGGAGTTGCCATCTAACAAAATGGGCAAGACTGCTGAAATTTTGGTGAGGATTTCAGGAGCTTATTTGGGAGATTCCTCTTAAGCCTTCCAGAGATGTTAAATGGGCAGGAAGGATTCAAGAGAGGTATCCTGACTAAAGATAGAAATTTGGAAATTTGCAGTATATTAATGGAATTTAAACCTATGAGACCAGAATAGAACACCTTGGGGAATGAGcatatgtggaaaaaaatgacCAAGTCTTAGAGCACTCTCAACATTTAgaagcctgggaggtgaagatgAGTGACCGGGAAAGTAGTAGGAAAACCGGATTAGTGTTGTATCCTAAAACCAAGTTAAAGGGTTTTTATCTAGTAGGAAAAGTGTTTATTTGTGTCAGTTGCAATTGATTGGTCAGGTGAATTAAGGTCCGGTAAGCATTTGTTTTAGCCGTATGAAGAACAATGATGGCTCGACAAGTTGTTTTGATGAAATGATGGGCTCTAGAGCCTAGAATGGATTCCAGAGAGCATGTAGCAAGAAATTTGAGACATTGAGTATAAGCAACTCTTTGAAATAGtcttgaagaaggaaaaataaaacaatgggaGACCATGGGGTCAGATAATAGAATGCTTGAATGCTGATAAGAATTAGCCAGTGGAGAGAATAATTGCTGCAATTAAAGACAGAAGGGAAAATTGTTGGGACATTCTTATGGACTGTCTTCTAGTGTACAAATGGTCTTAGCTAGGGAAACACATATGGTGTGATTGCTGGTTGGCATAAGGGTCCATTTGAGATGATGAATTTAAAGGGAGACTAGTCAGCaggctttgtgttttttttccctacCCATTTTCAGCTCTCTGTGTGCAGGTGAAGAGTCTAATTTAACCAAGATTGTGATTAAGGGTATTTTAGCTGggtaagaaggaaaataaaaacaccaagaGCTGAGGGACAGTGGACTCAAGAGATAATGAAAGGTTTGGAGAATGGAGGAATCAGGGTTGTTGGATTGTTCTGTAGTAGAGGgtgaactgaaaaataaagagtGGCGGTTGGAGAATGGAGTATTTGAAGTTGAGGTTATAGAAGGATTGCAACTACCGGTAATAATAAGGTCTACGatgtaaacagaaaaaatgaatgGCTGTGGTAGGGTAGAAGACAAGCTGTTTGAGGAGGGGGTTAATAAATGAGAGCACAGGAGGGTCATCTGTGAGTATATTGAAATCACCAAGAACTATGTCAAATGTTGTAAAAGAGTGTGTGCAAGTTGACAGAAGGGCTGAAATCTTCAAAGAATGAAAGGGAGTGATCTGGTGGTCACTACTAACTAAAGCAGTTAGATAGTTGAGACGTAAAACTTTttagggaggagggagagataaTAGTCTAGGATAGCATTGAGGAGCAAGATCTCTTATCCCCGTCCAAGCCTAATGATATTGATGGGTGTGAAAAGACTTGAGATGTCTACAAAGGGAAGCAgtctatcaaaaaaagaaaaataaaatcaagattgATTATCACAGTAAAAAAAAGACATGATGTCTTTGTAAATGGATAGTCTTGGTTTCAGATTTGTTCATTACATATTGGAATAAACTCCAGTATTAAGgcactttttgtaattttttactttaatcACCATTCTAAGGAAATTAATTTCTGAACCACTAAGCCTAATATTGTAAAAGGTTTTTAAGTTCACTTTGATGTTAATGCTATGTAATTGATTAAATTGGAAAATCAAGACTTGTAAAAGCTTTAAAAGTGagcatagtatatacatatagttaCTTGGTCTCCTTTTAATTTCAttgctattataattatttgcCATTTCTGGCCGTGTCATTGTAGTCAGATATACACAACGTGAAGTAATGCTTAGTTTGGGGGAAGAGCTTGTGGGATTTCCCCCATCTTGCTtcccctttttcagttttcctggcTATTAATACTTATTTTTCCATTAGAACTTTAGATTTGCTTTGTCTGGGTTggtttgtggttttttgttttttttttttgagacaggatctcactgtctcacccaggctggagtgcagtggcatgatctcagctcactgtaacctccacctcctaggctcaagtaatcctcacttcagcctccagaatagttgggaccacaggcacacaccaccacatgtatggggttcttttgtttgttttttcacatgAGATTGAATTAAATACATGAATTCAGGAAGGGTGTAAATCTGTGATATTaactatttttcattataaaaactgaGATAGCATGTCATTTGTTCAGGTCATTTATGTCATTCggtgttttaaagttttcttgtGTATATATCTTGTTGGgtatattcctagatattttctttttgttgctattgtaaatggcatttttttcttatgtgaaTCTTCTGATTaaagtatatatgtaaaatttgatTTTCCCAACCTTACTAgattatagattattttataatttttactgtcaaaatttatatttttttgcagATAATCATTTCATCTCCATATAATCATTTATGTTTTCCTGTCTTTCATGTATGCAAATTAGTTCCCTTAActaattgcattgaatttgttattttttctttcatagaagaGCTGGATATTCTTTCGCACAGTTATGGCAGACAAATTAACGAGAATTGCTATTGTCAACCATGACAAATGTAAACCTAAGAAATGCCGACAGGAATGCAAAAAGAGTTGTCCTGTAGTTCGAATGGGTAAGCTGTTCTGTGGATCATTTAAGTATAAAAGAAAACCATGAAAGAAATCAACTGATTTGATAGTTCTTTACGGGTATTAGCATATACTTTGTGTTCACCATTAGTTTCATAAACTGTGAAGACAAGAAAACTagtttgttctaaatttcttttattgctttgtGACTAAAggatcctatttttaaaagaaagaccaAATTGTAGAATAATACATCAGTATTTAAAAGTGTATTGGATGTGAACTCAAAGCAGAGTTCAGCTTACTGATCTTGAAATCTACAAAATCTTATAATtactttaatattatatatagtaattaATTGTAATTTAATGGGAGATGAGTTACAATAAACTTTGacagtattttcatatttaaaaaatgaacaaagagctTAATAAGAATGACTTCATAAGGTTAGCTGTACTTTGAAGATTAGATAAATTTCCAACAATTCAATTGAAAAATTATTGGTCGTCCTTAAGGGCTATGTTAAGTAATTATAAATGTACGAATGAGGCATAGAATTACTGAATCTTAAAATTAGTGAAACTTAGAAACTTTAGTTGTCATCTGTTATTGTCTCCTTTGCTATTCAGAAATTCCATTATCCCTAATATCATGTTCAATTTTAGCTGTATATTAGATGACTGCATACCTTTTTGGACTTTTACTGATCTGGCTACAGTAGTTCATTCTTTTCGTAGTCTGTCTTACCATTTTCaagacatattttgtttttcgaatttaaaatttaggttaatcagcttaaaaatatttcaggatatatcatatttttactagCATATTTTCTTCCCCAGTagtaaattaagtaaaataaatatattttaaagtcatcttCCTGTTATCAAACAAGGATATTCATATAAGTGATTAGAAATCTGTCACCACAAAGCACTGATTTAAGGCATTAtctcaaatgtatttctttgtgtggcctttgtttttgaaaatctgCTTCTGTATGGAAATTTAGAACCAGCATTGCCTAAATAACAGTATTCGGAAAATCAGAAGATAAAGGGAAATGGCTTAATTATATCTTTTCCTTTACCAGGAAAATTATGCATAGAGGTTACTCCCCAGAGCAAAATAGCATGGATTTCCGAAACTCTTTGTATTGGTTGTGGTATCTGTATTAAGGTAAGTAATATGTTTTTGCTGGATCAAATGTGTAACCTAAAACTGAAATCTGAAAATTCTGGGTACTATGCTCTAACTCCTTTAAGTGAGGCAAAGTATAAAGCAAATGAATAGAGAATGTAAATTTAGGAAAGTGTTATTCTAATATCAGTGACATTGTTGcttttttaagttaattaaagCACCCCTTTTAAAAGTTTCTCTTGCTGTACTCTATAAAGCCATTTCCAAccaaaatttctcttttctcaccTCCTTATAAGGACATTACCATCACATTACATGTTTCTTCTAAGTCCgtattgaattttaaattcacacctttttttttttttttttttatactttaagttctagggtacatgtgcataatgtgcaggtttgttacatatgtatacatgtgccatgttggtgtgctgcacccatcaactcgtcagcacccatcaattcatcatttatatcaggtataactccccagtgcaatccctcccccctccccatgataggccccagtgtgtgatgttccccttccccaNNNNNNNNNNNNNNNNNNNNNNNNNNNNNNNNNNNNNNNNNNNNNNNNNNNNNNNNNNNNNNNNNNNNNNNNNNNNNNNNNNNNNNNNNNNNNNNNNNNNNNNNNNNNNNNNNNNNNNNNNNNNNNNNNNNNNNNNNNNNNNNNNNNNNNNNNNNNNNNNNNNNNNNNNNNNNNNNNNNNNNNNNNNNNNNNNNNNNNNNNNNNNNNNNNNNNNNNNNNNNNNNNNNNNNNNNNNNNNNNNNNNNNNNNNNNNNNNNNNNNNNNNNNNNNNNNNNNNNNNNNNNNNNNNNNNNNNNNNNNNNNNNNNNNNNNNNNNNNNNNNNNNNNNNNNNNNNNNNNNNNNNNNNNNNNNNNNNNNNNNNNNNNNNNNNNNNNNNNNNNNNNNNNNNNNNNNNNNNNNacagagacaggcaggtttccttgagctgctgtgagctccacccagttcgagcttcccagcggctttatttacctacttaagcctcagcgatggcgggcgcccctcccccagcttcgctgctgccttgcggttagattgccgcagactgctgtgttagcaaggagggaggctccgtgggcatgggaccctcccggccaggtgtgggatataatctctggtgtgccggtgttacagcgcagtattgggatgggagttacccgattttccaggtgttgtgtgtctcagttcccctggctaggaaaagggactcccttccccctcgcgcttcccaggtgaggcgatgcctcgccctgcttcagctctcgctggtcgggctgcagcagctgaccagcaccgattgtccggcactcccgagggagatgaccccagtacctcagttgaaaatgcagaaatcaccggtcttctgtgtcgctcgcactgggagatggagactgaagctgttcctattcggccatcttgctccgccctaaATTCACACCTTTTAAACAGAGATGCTCACagccaaaaactttaaaatttagcCTAATTCTTAAGTGTTTCTTCTATTGTATTACACATGCTTCTGTTGAATTTTCCCAATAGTATAATACTTAAAATAGctcaattattaataatttttgttgcCTTGAATAGTTGATTAGGCTTTTGACTCTTGAATGGTAAATTTCCAACTTTAGTTCATAAAAGAAATTTAGGAGCTAATGTGTAACGTACTTAATTTAGATCTTTCTGTTTGTAGATGTTATAAAAAGGAGCTTCACCAGAGTTCAGATACCACGCTATTGTTCAAGTAAATCGTGTATGTTTCACATTGGTTTCTGAATCCTTGTTTAAGTATCCAGAAAGATTTTGTGGGTACCTGAAACATTTTCActtgctttgaaaatataaacaggaAGCATTCCttccagcaaatatttactaatcTCTTATTGGATACCTGCCTGTACCCTGGGTGCTGGGAATCTGGTTTTGAGCACTAGAGTAtctattctctttctttgctgctgtaagaaaattagattaatttaaaatttaaattttggatGTACTCTTGAGTGGCTCAAAACATACTGATGAGATGATTCTCTGAGAGTGGGGAAGTAATGTATAATTCCTGAACACTAAGATATTATAATGGACCTCATATATAAACAgtggatatttttttccttgtggaATTAAAGAAGTTTAAATCACTTGCAGCATATAATCATTCTATGTACATTTAAGAGAAGAGGATAATGGAGGTAACTCCActgatagaaaaatataatttgtaaaaacTTAATAGTTTTGGTTAGACGGTGGAAATTaccctctttatttctttatttttttttatttctttctttattagaaaacaagagtaattctctgtttttgtaacGTATAAAATGGAAATTCCCTGGAATCTCTAAACACAGAAACTTTGAATTGGTCCCCTGAGCTCACTGAACATGTCTGCTGAGCAGATCTCTAATAATATGAGGTTATAATCTTTGCATGTACCTCTGTAGTTGCCTGTACTTACGAGAAATTTTTCTAACCACATTACCATTCTTAAATgactttcctgtttttgtcattCTTGTTCCTTGGACAGTCACCTTACAGTCAAATGTTATTTGGATAAgcctatgtgttttgttttgtcatgttgtgttttgttttttaatgtgaattGACTTCGAGAATTCAAGTATGTTTTTCATATAGGATAGATAAAAGTCATAATGGAAAGACATTAATCCCTGGTCTGTGCAAATGTGCTAGCTATTGGTGGGATGGAAATAGCCCAAAAAAGGATAAGATCCATGACCTCAAACGACTTTACAAAGTATAATAGGAAGCATACAAGGGCAGTAATAATTGAAGGAAACAGAGGGAGAACATCTGTTTTGGAAAGAATATGAAGTTATATATTCAGTGACTTTTTTGTTGACTTGCCTCTTAGCCTCCCCTTATCTAATATGTTTTAACAAAACCAAACGAAAAGCCTCAAGTTTTATAAGGTTTTTCAATAAGTATTAAGCACTCTTTAAATGTATAGGATTATGCCCATCACTAAAGGGAATATCAAGTTACAATTGATCCATGAAATCACAGGTTCAAACTGTACAGATCTACAtacacatggatttttttccccccaaccaAATGCCAACTGGAAATAAGAGTATTTCCAGGATGCAAAACCATTTTAGAAAGGGctgactttttcttttgctcAGGTTCTGTGGGGCTGACTGCAGGACTTAAGTATTTGCCAATTTTGGTGTACTTGGCAGTCCTGGAACAATTTTCCCTGCATATACTGAGAGACAATTGATATGATTCTAATGTTCAAggaaccttttatttttaagtaaatagtaAAAGGAAATGTAACAGTATTTCACATATTTATGAAAGTCCTCATGTTTAGAAGAttgcttataaaaatatttttaagccatTTTAGTTATGTGTATATGTCtacaaattaatacaaaaattaattttttaaataacagaaatgccCCTTTGGCGCCTTGTCAATTGTCAATCTACCAAGCAACCTGGAAAAAGAAACCACACATCGATATTGTGCCAATGCCTTCAAACTTCACAGGTATATTTTCACATCAAGATTCCTCTTCTGTCGAGTTAAGCGTAAAATACATTTGGAATTTTAAGAGAAATGCAGAAGATGGGGGAAATGCTATTAACCAGTCACTAAAggaaaatacaatattataacATCATGCAGAATCATACTGTATATGTCTGTGGTTCATTCTGGCTAACATTGCAATTATCTATGGGACTTTTTAAAGCTACTAATGGCCAGCTTGCAGCCCAGTTTAATTACATTGTCGGGTCTGGACCTTAGTATATTAAAAAATCCCAGGTGACTCTAATATACAACTAGGACTGAGAGTCACTGTTGTTCCTAGTACCCTTATCcccaaaataacttttaaaggaatttacctttgattttgtttatccattaatttgATGAGCTACAGAGAATACCACTTTGAATTTGGACATCATAATAATACAACTCACAAATCCTTAGTTTGGGATTTTTATCTGCTGAACACTAATACTTTGAATCTAGGAGTCTAGATTTTACtaataaaaaagtatttcttaacCTGCCAGCTTTAAGGAGCCTACTGCAGCAGGGAGAATGAAGTGGAATATTTCTGGTTGATGTGGCACTTCTCTCCTTAGTAAGTAAATGGCAGGccagaaaagaaagacattgtGAGGGTGCACCTGCTATGTAATTATTACCAAAGCATTTTGTTATACATTAAAACTGCGCCTTACATGTAAAGAAGAAATTTACTTTAGGATGGACTTtgaaaactgaataaataaaacttggAATAATGTTGTTTATGGATGCATTTCTAACAATTAACAGCGTAAGTTAATCTTGGCTGTTTTTTTCTAATAGCCAATAATATCTGGTATATGTTTCTTAACTTATTAATGGATGTATGTGAAGTGCAAGtgcaataaaatatatcattctgATATTATGTGGCTTTTTCTATGTAAGtctgagttttattatttttgtatacttGTAACAGGTTGCCTATCCCTCGTCCAGGTGAAGTTTTGGGATTAGTTGGTACTAATGGTATTGGAAAGTcaactgctttaaaaattttagcaggaaaacaaaagccaaacctTGGAAAGTATGATGTACGTATTATCACCTTGTAAAAATTAATATCATGAGTCAGTTTTATGAGATGTTGTGGGGTAGgtgatatgtgtatttttaaaatattcttattttcaggattatttgtggaattaatgctgcaaaatttataaataaagctcttttgtacttttttaactaaaaatctgTTAATGTTACTTAACTGAAAATTCTGAGTTGTTAAGCCTTGATCTGAAGCAGAATTCTGCTTGATTCTGCTATATTACAcatgtttctatttcatttgtcccaataatataaaaatagctcAATTAGTTTTTGTTGCAGTGAATAGTTTGATTAGGCTTTTGACTTACGAATGGTAAATTTCCAACTTTAGTACATAAAGAAATTTAGGGGCCACTGTGTAATGTTCTTaagttagatatttttatttgtagatattATAAAATAGAGCTTCACCAGAGTGTGGATGCCACCCTATTAATTGTTCAAATAAATCATAagtgtattttacatttcatttctgAATCCTTGGTTAAGTATCCAGAAAGATTTCTTGGAtacttgaaaacattttcacTTGTTTTGAAAATATGAGCAGGAAACATTCCTTCCAGCTTAACCTCTTATTAGATGCCTTTCTATGTCCTAGGTGCTGGGAATCTGGTTTTGAATAACATAGtatctgttctgttttctttctttgctcttaTAGGGAAAGGAGACTTATTAATTATGTTCGCCTCCAATCTTAAGTTAAAAGCCACAAGTATTCTATTTGCATATATGTTCTATTTCCTATATCATTCGTCCTCTTTGTCTTTGTATTACTAAATTCACgtgattctgtatttttttttttttttttaggatccTCCTGACTGGCAAGAGATTTTGACTTATTTCCGTGGATCTGAGTTACAAAATTACTTTACCAAGATTCTAGAAGATGACCTAAAAGCCATCATCAAACCTCAATATGTAGACCAGATTCCTAAGGCTGCAAAGGTCAGTTTTTGATAGAGGGAATTTAATGGATATTGGTAGAAGTATAAAAGACAtatcaaaataaatgtgttttactTTGTGATTcttaatattgaaagaaaatagtaaCTATTTTTGCTGTATTGTGGCAGGGGACAGTGGGATCTATTTTGGACCGAAAAGATGAAACAAAGACACAGGCAGTTGTATGTCAGCAGCTTGGTAAgtgtttattttgtgtgtgtgtgattgtgtgtatatacacacacacacacatatatgtatgtttttttggtttttttttttttttttgagatggagtttcactctcgttgcccaggctggggtgcagtggtgcaatcttggctcaccacaacctccaccttccgggttcaagcgattcttctgcctcagcctcccaagtagctgggattacaggcacgcaccaccacacccagctaattttttgtatttttggtagagacagggtttctccatgttggtcaggctggtcttgaactcccaacctcagatgatccacccacctcagccacccaaagtgctcggattacaggcgtgagctactgcgcccagccattttgtgtatatatttcagTAGGCCCCAAACTTAAGTGATGAAAGTACACATCTTTATGTGGATTCctgaaataaatgggaaaatcttTAGTAATTGTTATATTTACTTTAAACAATTTTCAACTGAAATGGCATTCAAACTTCAAACGATGACATGCAGTATACGTTTTACCTGGAAGAGGTGAAATACATTGAGCACAATGCCTCtatgttctttgtagatttaACCCACCTAAAAGAACGAAATGTTGAAGATCTTTCAGGAGGAGAGTTGCAGAGATTTGCTTGTGCTGTCGTTTGCATACAGAAAGCTGATATGTAGGTTActttacaatttttgtttatcttcatCCATATTGTAGAGTTTTCAGTTGTAATGCTGCTAATAGAGGAATGGTTTTGAGAGAAATTAATAGAAATAGTATCTAAGGCCCTAATTTC
This window of the Piliocolobus tephrosceles isolate RC106 unplaced genomic scaffold, ASM277652v3 unscaffolded_37104, whole genome shotgun sequence genome carries:
- the LOC111552656 gene encoding ATP-binding cassette sub-family E member 1 produces the protein MADKLTRIAIVNHDKCKPKKCRQECKKSCPVVRMGKLCIEVTPQSKIAWISETLCIGCGICIKKCPFGALSIVNLPSNLEKETTHRYCANAFKLHRLPIPRPGEVLGLVGTNGIGKSTALKILAGKQKPNLGKYDDPPDWQEILTYFRGSELQNYFTKILEDDLKAIIKPQYVDQIPKAAKGTVGSILDRKDETKTQAVVCQQLDLTHLKERNVEDLSGGELQRFACAVVCIQKADIFMFDEPSSYLDVKQRLKAAITIRSLINPDR